TTGCATACAAGAATTATACTGGTTATTAATTCTTCCATGGCTTCTTCCACAAAGTCGCTTTTAATGAATACACAAGAACTAAAACTCATACACAAAAACTGTAACTCATAAAATGTGTTCTTGAGAATATTTGATTAGGCTGATTAGTGGTACCAAAATTTGTGTGATTGTATTATTAACATAGAGAGAGATAATTAAATCTTTATGTTTTGGTGAAGTAACTCTGTTCTTAAACCTATTTCACCAACCTTGATACCGGCTTCCTGGCAACATTTGTTCATCATTCTGCAGCATCCTACGAGATGAGCAGCTAGACTGATCAGAGAATATGTCTGGACAAACAGTTATGTTCTGACATGTATGTTCTTTTCACTTAAGGGAATCAGATTTGGCCGGTTAAACCACATCTATTCTCTTCTTTGTTGGTTGTATGATATTCGTGGAAGGCTACGTCAGGATCCTTCTGGCTTTGGAGTCTTCATCAAATTATAGACGATAAATTGTTATGTTGAGACTTTCACCGAGTTGCCTGGACATCAAAAATAAGATAAAGAAAGAGATAAAAGAACGGTTAGTTACATTGGAGGTAAATAGATAAGGAAACACATACTGAAAAATAGATACGGAAACACATACTGGAAACATAGaagtttttagagaaattttttGGTTTAGCCGACTAATCTGACTCGAGTTTGAGTCAGGATAAACTGTCGGGCACAAGTAATTCTGACTAATCAAACAAGGAGCAGGTTATATTTTGGAAACTTCATCAAAACAATGGGAAGGTCATAAGAAACTACATATCGAAACACTATGACCCCCATTGTTTTGTGTCAGCTAAGAGCCTCCTATGACTCATATACAACGCCAACGGTTGCCACTTGTTTCTTGAAGAGTCAAACAAAAACCTTTGACTATCAAAGAAAAACACACCTATAAATTTGAAGAGGTTACAGAGTTGGTAAATAAATCTCAAAACcctggaaaagaaaagaaaaaggaagtgCGTGGTCCATGAGCATCCAAATCCACATCTAACAAAATCTTGCAAGGCAATATATCTCTCCCAAAAGCTAAGGTTAGTgcactaaattaggtaattgctAAGTAAAGATAACTACTTCACACCCAAATATAACAACTCATCAATAAATAGCTGATTTCTAATTTAAGTAAGCAGAAATCTTTTCCTTAAAAATTCAACATCAATTATAGCAATTCAGATATGAACGTATAAATAGAAATTTGTACTTGAATAGTTATTAAGTATACAGTTCTGTGCACTCTTGCAGTATAAGCAGAGAATTTCCAAAGACTTTTCGATACTAAAAGAAAGCAAGAATTCTTTTAGCTGAACCAATGTCACCTATATGCGTTCAGCTGAACCAACAAGATAAGCATGTACATATTCCAAAGGATATTTCATTTTCATATCCAATTCTCATAATGTTATATTTAACTGAATCATGAGTTTTGCAGGTGGTGTTGGATAATGGAATTCTACAAGTTACCCTATCGAATCCTGAAGGAATTGTTACAGGAGTACGATATAATGGTGTTGATAACTTACTTGAAACTCAAAATGAAGAAGTTAATAGAGGGTATGTATATTGGTTTAGAATCATTTCACATGCTTGAAAAGCTTATAGATTAATTTCGTTGGCCAACATAACCAAATTCATTCTAATATACAGAAAACTAATTGAGATTCTCTATTGGTATTAAACTGAGTAGGTATTGGGATCTCGTTTGGGGTGGACCTGGAGGTAAAGGAGGATTTGATGTGTAAGTTTCCTCTGTTAAGATTAAAGAATCCTTCTATCTTTCTTTAACGACAACAATGATCTTCTCACTGCATTATATCATCTTCCTCTGACAAAAATTGCAGAATAAAGGGAACAAGTTTTGAGGTAATACAGGAAGACGAGGAACAGGTAGAGTTATCATTCAAAAGGACATGGGACGCATCCCAAACAGATAGAGTTCCACTAAACATAGACAAAAGGTCTATATCTTCTTCCCATCTTAAACTGATTATAAAACCCTAGCTTGCCATATTCAGTTGATTAATCAGCTACTCCTGTCCCCTCAGGTTTGTTATGCTGCGAGGTTGTTCTGGTATCTACTCTTATGCAATTTATGAGCATATGGATACTTGGCCTGCTTTCAGTCTAGCTGAAACCAGAATCGCCTTTAAACTCAGAAAGGACAAGTGAGTACTCTTAAGCATAGTTTTCATACTTAACTACAAACTGGGAATCAGATTCAGGGTGATTCAAGAGCTAACCTTCAGTCAGGAATCTGATTACTCATTTGAAAAGTTCAAATCTTATTCACAATGGGGGTTACTATGTACAGGTTTCACTACATGGCTATTGCAGATAACAGGCAAAGGGTCATGCCCATGCCAGATGACCGTCAGCCTGGTCATGGTCAACCACTGGCTTATCCAGAAGCTGTTCTTTTGGTTAATCCTATCAACCCTGACCTGAAAGGGGAGGTACTTATACTGAAGACCCTAATCTATCGACGGCAGAACACTTGTAGTATACACATCCAAGTTTGTGTAATTCATAAGCCTGACAATGGTAATAAATATACTATTAAGTAACCCTATTATACTACATTGAGCAGGTTGATGATAAGTACCAGTACTCGTTCGATAATAAGGATAACAAGGTTCATGGTTGGATATGCTCCAACCCACCTGTTGGTTTCTGGCAAATCACACCAAGTGACGAGTTCCGAACTGGCGGACCTGTAAAGCAGAACCTTTCTTCCCATGTTGGACCCACGACTCTCGCAGTAAGTATCTACCGCTGCACAGATTGTAGTGTACATTAAAATGAATTGATAGACTTTATGACAATGaaggattcatcaacaaaaataataaaaaagttcTACAAGTATCATGCCCATAGTAAAATATGAAAACATAATCTGCTTGAAACACAACTGTCAACATCCAAACGAAGTTAATGCAAAACAATTGCTGTAAAAAAGCTTGCATATTTGCCCTGAAAATATGATAAGGAATTTGACAATTTTAAATCACATATAGAACTAACTattgcatcaaaataaacatCACAATCTGAGCGTCAGGGTAACACATCTTTGTGACTGCACCAAATTGTACCCAGCgtttaaaagaattaaataaagtcCAAACCCATCTTGGTTCaggaaaagaaacagaaaattacTTAATTGCCCCAACCTAAAATAACCTTAAACAGGTTTTTCCTAGCTTTGAAAATTGTAATAAGTATCTGAATCTACTTCATTCAACTTCAGATGTTCCAGAGTGCACATTACACAGGGGATGCTCTAAACCCAAGAATTCAAGATGGAGAGCCATGGAAAAAAGTTTTTGGGCCTGTTTTTATCTACCTCAATTCAACGTTTGACGACGAAGATCCACTCTCACTTTGGCAAGACGCCAAAGAACAGGTATCAAATTATTTATAGTCCAACttgtttccctattttataatattccaACTTCTAAGCTAACTTAAATTATGTTGAACACAGATAATCATGCATTTTACGTGTTTTGTAGATGTTGATTGAAGTACAGAGTTGGCCATACAATTTCCCAGCTTCGGAGGACTTCCCTTCTTCTGATCAACGGGGAAATGTTAGCGGCAGATTACTAGTCCATGACAGGTATAACAATACATGTTATTAACTGTTACTCTATAAGGAAACCAATTTCAGATTCGCAGTTGAACCAGTATATTACTCTGGGGCCTATATATTCCTTTTATAATTTGACACAATCTAATAGGTATGTTGATGAAGAGCCCACATCCGCCATCTCAGCATATGTGGGGTTAGCTCCACGAGGGGCTGCTGGATCATGGCAAACAGAATGCAAGGTAATCTATCAAAGTCTTTTAACTTAAAGAAAATTATTCTATTTACGCATGCTATGCTAATATCTGCTTACTTCAACTTCAGGGCTACCAATTCTGGACAAGAACTGACGAGGATGGGTATTTCTCGGTGTTTGACATTCGAAATGGAGATTATAATCTTTATGCCTGGGTTCCTGGGGTTATTGGAGATTATAAATGTGATATGGATATAACCATCACACCAGGTCTTTAATACATATACTTTCGA
This is a stretch of genomic DNA from Papaver somniferum cultivar HN1 chromosome 1, ASM357369v1, whole genome shotgun sequence. It encodes these proteins:
- the LOC113310931 gene encoding probable rhamnogalacturonate lyase B, coding for MSPICVQLNQQDKHVVLDNGILQVTLSNPEGIVTGVRYNGVDNLLETQNEEVNRGYWDLVWGGPGGKGGFDVIKGTSFEVIQEDEEQVELSFKRTWDASQTDRVPLNIDKRFVMLRGCSGIYSYAIYEHMDTWPAFSLAETRIAFKLRKDKFHYMAIADNRQRVMPMPDDRQPGHGQPLAYPEAVLLVNPINPDLKGEVDDKYQYSFDNKDNKVHGWICSNPPVGFWQITPSDEFRTGGPVKQNLSSHVGPTTLAMFQSAHYTGDALNPRIQDGEPWKKVFGPVFIYLNSTFDDEDPLSLWQDAKEQMLIEVQSWPYNFPASEDFPSSDQRGNVSGRLLVHDRYVDEEPTSAISAYVGLAPRGAAGSWQTECKGYQFWTRTDEDGYFSVFDIRNGDYNLYAWVPGVIGDYKCDMDITITPGCDIDLGDLVYEPPRNGPTLWEIGIPDRSAAEFYVPDPNPKYINKLFVNHPDRFRQYGLWERYAELYPDKDLEYTVGVSDYRKDWFYAQVTRKKEEKVYESTTWKIIFKLDNVDKSGTYKLRLAIASATYAELQVRVNDEKANPPHFTSGLIGKDNSIARHGIHGLHWLFNVDVTGSRLIEGDNTIFLTQPRYGSPFFGIMYDYIRLEGPPPTSIC